One Anaerobaca lacustris DNA window includes the following coding sequences:
- a CDS encoding glycoside hydrolase family 57 protein: MASVCFYFQVHQPHRLRHYTIFDSGSDYFDAYKNAEICRKVAKKCYLPTNRLLLELIERHAGQFKVAFSITGTALEQFADYAPEVLVGFQRLAATGCVEFLSETYHHSLSFLFSPDEFADQVAAHRKLIRDLFGQTPQVFRNTELIYSNQLAQAVARIGGFKAILAEGADHILGYRSPNYVYKPPEAPGLKLLLKNYRLSDDIAFRFSNRHWSEWPLSVGKFAQWVNAVNGNGYVVNLFVDYETFGEHQWEDTGIFEFLRALPDEILRHPDNGFKTPGEVADAYEAVDAVDVPHLISWADTERDLSAWLGNAMQQNAITELYRMEQAVKQTGDPDILRDWRRLQTSDHFYYMCTKYFADGDVHKYFNPYDTPYDSYINFMNVLDNMRSRCATARPAAPSPARIVETQSPQYPRRRTDTSVTV; the protein is encoded by the coding sequence ATGGCTTCGGTGTGTTTCTACTTTCAGGTTCACCAGCCTCACCGTCTTCGTCATTACACGATCTTCGACAGCGGCAGCGACTACTTCGATGCGTACAAGAACGCCGAGATCTGCCGCAAGGTGGCCAAGAAGTGCTATCTGCCGACCAACCGCCTCCTCCTGGAGCTGATCGAGCGCCACGCCGGACAGTTCAAAGTCGCCTTCAGCATCACAGGAACAGCGCTGGAACAGTTCGCGGACTACGCACCGGAGGTTCTGGTCGGCTTCCAGCGTCTGGCGGCGACGGGCTGCGTAGAATTCCTGTCCGAGACGTACCACCACAGTCTCAGTTTCCTGTTCTCGCCCGATGAGTTCGCCGATCAGGTCGCCGCACACCGAAAGTTGATCCGCGACCTCTTCGGCCAGACGCCTCAGGTCTTCCGCAACACCGAACTGATCTACAGCAACCAACTGGCCCAGGCCGTCGCCCGAATCGGCGGGTTCAAGGCCATTCTCGCCGAGGGGGCCGACCACATCCTGGGCTATCGAAGCCCCAACTACGTCTATAAGCCCCCGGAGGCACCGGGGCTGAAACTACTGCTGAAGAACTACCGGCTCAGCGACGACATCGCCTTCCGCTTCTCCAATCGCCACTGGAGCGAGTGGCCGCTCAGCGTCGGCAAGTTCGCTCAGTGGGTCAACGCCGTCAACGGCAACGGGTACGTCGTGAACCTGTTCGTCGATTACGAAACCTTTGGCGAACACCAGTGGGAGGACACCGGGATCTTCGAGTTTCTCCGCGCCCTGCCGGACGAGATCCTCAGGCATCCCGACAACGGCTTCAAGACGCCCGGCGAGGTGGCCGACGCCTATGAGGCGGTGGACGCCGTCGATGTGCCCCACCTGATCAGTTGGGCCGACACGGAACGCGATCTGTCCGCCTGGCTCGGCAACGCCATGCAACAGAACGCCATCACCGAGCTGTACCGGATGGAGCAGGCCGTCAAACAGACCGGCGATCCGGACATCCTGCGAGACTGGCGACGGCTCCAGACCTCGGACCATTTCTACTACATGTGCACCAAGTATTTCGCCGACGGCGACGTGCACAAGTACTTCAACCCGTACGACACGCCCTACGACTCGTACATCAACTTCATGAACGTCCTGGACAACATGCGATCCCGCTGCGCCACGGCACGACCCGCCGCACCCTCTCCCGCCCGGATCGTTGAAACGCAGTCCCCCCAATACCCCCGCCGCCGCACCGACACCTCCGTCACCGTCTGA
- a CDS encoding RNA polymerase sigma factor has product MIEDELLKWRFRRGCREALARIYEKYVHLLLSVAMGLLNDPHEAEDVVQDVFVSFAKGADGFAMKGSLKAYLTQSVVNRVRDRVRRQRSRQRRVDDLAAAAGEPGRLDPSLLYSERCERLSAALAQLPYEQREAVVLKARHDMKLKDIARLQGVSISTVNARYRYGMDKLRALLNGDMDHEQ; this is encoded by the coding sequence ATGATTGAAGACGAGCTGTTGAAGTGGCGATTCAGGCGAGGCTGCCGCGAGGCGCTGGCGCGGATTTACGAGAAGTATGTCCACCTGCTGCTCAGCGTCGCGATGGGCCTGCTGAACGATCCGCACGAAGCCGAAGACGTGGTGCAGGATGTGTTCGTCTCGTTCGCCAAAGGCGCCGACGGCTTTGCGATGAAAGGCAGCCTCAAGGCGTACCTGACTCAGAGCGTTGTCAATCGCGTGCGGGACCGGGTCCGTCGGCAACGCAGCCGGCAGCGCCGAGTCGATGACTTAGCCGCTGCGGCGGGCGAACCGGGTCGGCTGGACCCTTCGCTTCTGTACAGTGAGCGATGCGAGCGACTCAGCGCTGCCTTGGCCCAACTGCCCTACGAGCAGCGCGAAGCGGTCGTGCTGAAAGCCAGGCACGATATGAAGCTCAAGGACATCGCCAGACTCCAGGGCGTCTCGATCAGCACCGTCAACGCCCGCTACCGCTACGGCATGGACAAACTCAGGGCCCTTTTGAATGGTGACATGGACCATGAACAATAA
- a CDS encoding DUF5060 domain-containing protein produces the protein MELHGDCGLGVVGRGCAASARSESQGTKGLCGAFLVCLVLAAGCATSPQEPQVVVSGEFKQWHTVTLTFEGPQTSESAEPNPFLDYRLNVVFCRGDRQYLVPGYYAADGHAAHTGTDSGNRWRVHFVPDEMGLWTYTASFRTGTDIAVITDPNAGAPAAFDGATGSFLVGPSDKLSPDLRARGLLRYTGQRYLQFAQTGESFLKAGAGSPENFLAYADFDGTYGASDRRQQGAATAPAFLHRYEPHLQDWCDGDPTWKDGKGKAIIGALNYLAAKGMNSVGFLTYNIDGGDGQDVWMWTSPQEKHRFDCSKLDQWEIVFSHMDRLGLMLHIVTQEAGNDRVLDGGELGRQRKLYYRELIARFSHHLALVWNLGKENTNTDIQRKAFCKYIRDIDPYDHPIVYRAAAGRHDEVYGPLLDFPDFEGLSLQTNNTHTQTTRWLDASKQAGRQWFVWLDEIGPARTGVKPDNDDPLHDEVRTRYLWPNLMAGGAGVEWTFDHRFAHNHLNCESWRSRDRLWDQTRYAVEFLRDLPFARMNRHDDLTSAEDDYCLAEPGTMYAIYLPSGGTTDLDLGATTETFRIRWFDPRRGGLLQAGTLALTAGPGVVNIGQSATDSDRDWVALIVRSSLQRSDRYR, from the coding sequence ATGGAGTTGCATGGGGATTGCGGATTGGGGGTTGTGGGTCGCGGGTGCGCGGCGTCCGCCAGATCCGAGTCGCAGGGTACGAAGGGCCTGTGTGGAGCGTTCCTCGTCTGCCTGGTCCTGGCGGCCGGCTGCGCGACGAGCCCCCAGGAGCCCCAGGTCGTCGTGAGCGGCGAGTTCAAGCAGTGGCACACCGTCACGCTGACCTTCGAGGGGCCCCAGACAAGCGAGAGCGCCGAGCCCAACCCCTTCCTCGATTACCGTCTGAACGTGGTCTTCTGCCGGGGCGACAGGCAATACCTCGTGCCGGGTTACTATGCCGCCGACGGCCACGCCGCCCACACCGGCACCGACAGCGGCAACCGGTGGCGGGTCCATTTCGTCCCCGACGAAATGGGGCTGTGGACCTACACGGCGTCGTTTCGGACCGGCACAGATATCGCCGTCATCACCGATCCGAATGCCGGCGCCCCCGCTGCCTTCGATGGGGCGACGGGCAGCTTCCTCGTCGGCCCAAGCGACAAGCTGTCGCCCGATCTGCGGGCCCGAGGCCTGCTGCGATACACCGGCCAGCGCTACCTGCAATTCGCCCAGACGGGCGAGTCCTTCCTCAAAGCCGGGGCCGGCAGTCCGGAGAATTTCCTGGCCTATGCCGACTTCGACGGCACCTATGGTGCAAGCGACCGGCGGCAGCAAGGTGCGGCGACCGCCCCTGCGTTCCTCCACCGCTACGAACCACACCTCCAGGATTGGTGCGACGGCGACCCGACCTGGAAAGATGGCAAAGGCAAGGCCATCATCGGCGCCCTGAACTACCTGGCGGCGAAGGGCATGAACAGCGTCGGCTTCCTCACCTACAACATCGACGGCGGCGACGGCCAGGACGTCTGGATGTGGACGAGTCCGCAGGAGAAGCACCGTTTCGACTGCAGCAAGCTGGATCAATGGGAGATCGTCTTCTCGCACATGGACCGGCTCGGCCTGATGCTCCACATCGTGACCCAGGAGGCCGGAAACGATCGGGTCCTCGACGGGGGCGAACTCGGCCGGCAGCGCAAGCTCTACTACCGCGAGCTGATCGCGCGGTTCAGCCACCATCTGGCGCTCGTCTGGAATCTGGGCAAGGAGAACACCAACACCGACATTCAGCGCAAGGCGTTCTGCAAGTACATCCGGGATATCGACCCGTACGATCATCCGATCGTCTATCGTGCGGCGGCCGGGCGGCACGATGAGGTCTATGGGCCGCTGCTGGATTTCCCGGATTTCGAGGGCCTTTCGCTTCAAACCAACAACACACACACCCAGACGACCCGATGGCTCGACGCTTCGAAGCAGGCCGGGCGCCAGTGGTTCGTCTGGCTCGATGAGATCGGTCCGGCCCGGACGGGCGTCAAACCCGACAACGACGACCCCCTGCATGACGAGGTGCGAACCAGATACCTCTGGCCCAACCTCATGGCCGGCGGCGCGGGCGTCGAGTGGACGTTCGACCACCGTTTCGCCCACAACCATCTGAACTGCGAAAGCTGGCGCAGCCGGGACCGCCTGTGGGACCAGACGCGCTACGCGGTGGAATTCCTCCGCGACCTGCCGTTCGCCCGGATGAACCGGCACGACGATCTGACGTCGGCCGAGGACGACTACTGCCTCGCCGAGCCGGGCACGATGTATGCCATCTATCTGCCCTCGGGCGGGACGACCGATCTGGACCTCGGCGCGACCACGGAGACCTTTCGCATCCGGTGGTTCGACCCTCGCCGCGGCGGCCTGCTCCAGGCCGGGACGCTGGCGTTGACCGCTGGTCCGGGCGTTGTGAACATCGGCCAGTCGGCGACTGACAGCGACAGAGACTGGGTGGCCCTGATCGTGCGATCGTCGTTGCAGAGATCGGACCGCTACCGATAA
- a CDS encoding sugar-binding protein — translation MCGRTICLLALILGLVGSAVAQSWDMEIPSVNKPPVIDGEIDPIWSIASVHYISTTIDGTVTSPEDCSGSWRAMWDGEYLYVIVDVNDDILINDSGSAYLDDSVEFYFDGGNTKGPGSPLAGNSRQYTFGWNATDIQGTNTNVEGVEHAQVNTDTGWRIEMRFPWMSLQGSAPAMGDLIGIDVFINDDDDGGDSREAQVSTFAGSNADWQIPASWGTAVLVKGSSEKASAPNPADGATDVSREVILEWSPGEFAHTHDVYFGTVFEDVSNADRANPMGVLVSQGQSAATYDPPGRLDYDQTYYWRIDEVNAPPSNAIHKGEVWTFTAESFAYPIRGIIATSNAVSEEGAGPEKTIDGSGLNEQDQHSVAAVDMWLGDAAVGEPTWVQYEFPRTHKLHQMLVWNYNVQFELILGFGLKDVAIEYSEDGVDWTALGDFEFARGTARATYAANTTIDFGGVAARHVRLTVKSGHGMTGQYGLSEVRFLHIPTYAQNPRPADGATEVAPDVALGWQAGREAVSHEVHLGADEESLALVGTVSQSSFTPSNLEFGNTYYWKVVEVNEAEAIPTWESETWRLTTQEFALIDGFETYTDDVDAGEAIFDTWLDGWVNNTGSTVGYLEAPFAEKTIVHSGRQSMPLHYDNSQSPWYSETVREFETARNWTVHGADTLVLYVRGNAPAFIEDAQGNVVISAIGNDIWDSADQFRFVYKSLSGNGSIVARVDSLERSNEWAKAGVMIRETLEPGSKHAFVCVTPDNGISFQRRPVAGQASANTDAAGLAAPYWVKLTRTGNTFTAQHSADGATWVDITVSPAMEIQMANNVHIGLALTSHDTAIPTSAEFSGIATTGNVTGSWQVAGIGVTQPVGNAPESLYVAVEDATGSIKVVKDPSPAATARTGWNQWQIPFSDLTGVNLSRVTKMYIGVGDRNAPTAGGTGVVYIDDIGYGRPAAAE, via the coding sequence ATGTGTGGAAGAACCATCTGTTTGCTGGCCTTGATTCTGGGCCTGGTTGGATCGGCCGTGGCTCAGTCATGGGACATGGAAATCCCCTCGGTGAACAAACCCCCAGTCATCGATGGCGAGATCGATCCCATCTGGTCGATCGCCTCGGTGCACTACATCAGCACCACCATCGACGGCACCGTCACCTCGCCGGAAGACTGCTCGGGCAGTTGGCGGGCCATGTGGGACGGTGAGTACCTGTACGTAATCGTGGACGTCAATGACGACATCCTCATCAACGATTCCGGCAGCGCGTATCTGGACGACAGCGTGGAATTCTACTTCGACGGCGGCAATACCAAGGGCCCGGGCTCACCGCTGGCCGGCAACAGCCGGCAGTACACCTTCGGCTGGAACGCCACCGACATTCAGGGAACGAACACCAACGTCGAGGGCGTCGAGCACGCGCAGGTGAACACCGACACCGGCTGGCGCATCGAGATGAGATTCCCGTGGATGTCGCTGCAGGGCTCGGCCCCCGCCATGGGCGACCTGATCGGGATCGACGTCTTCATCAACGATGATGACGACGGTGGCGACAGCCGTGAGGCCCAGGTTTCCACCTTCGCCGGCAGCAACGCCGACTGGCAGATTCCCGCCTCCTGGGGCACGGCCGTCCTGGTCAAAGGCAGCAGCGAGAAGGCCTCGGCGCCGAACCCGGCCGACGGCGCCACGGACGTGTCGCGCGAGGTGATCCTCGAATGGTCGCCCGGAGAGTTTGCGCATACGCACGACGTGTATTTCGGCACGGTGTTCGAGGATGTGAGCAACGCCGATCGGGCGAACCCGATGGGCGTGCTGGTCAGTCAGGGCCAGAGCGCCGCGACGTACGACCCGCCCGGCCGCCTGGACTATGACCAGACGTACTACTGGCGGATCGACGAGGTCAACGCCCCGCCGAGCAACGCGATCCACAAGGGAGAGGTCTGGACCTTCACCGCCGAGTCCTTCGCCTACCCCATACGGGGCATCATCGCCACCAGCAACGCCGTCAGCGAAGAAGGCGCCGGGCCCGAGAAGACCATCGACGGCTCCGGGCTCAACGAACAGGACCAGCACTCGGTCGCCGCAGTGGACATGTGGCTCGGCGACGCCGCAGTGGGCGAGCCGACCTGGGTGCAGTACGAATTTCCGCGAACGCACAAGCTGCACCAGATGCTCGTCTGGAACTACAACGTGCAGTTCGAATTGATCCTCGGCTTTGGGCTCAAAGACGTCGCCATCGAATATTCTGAAGACGGCGTCGACTGGACGGCCCTGGGCGATTTCGAGTTTGCCAGGGGAACGGCCAGAGCCACCTATGCCGCCAACACGACGATCGATTTCGGCGGCGTGGCCGCCAGACACGTCCGTCTGACCGTCAAGAGCGGCCACGGCATGACGGGCCAATACGGCCTGAGCGAGGTTCGCTTCCTGCACATTCCCACTTATGCACAGAACCCCCGTCCGGCCGACGGCGCCACGGAGGTGGCCCCGGACGTCGCGCTCGGATGGCAGGCGGGGCGGGAAGCCGTATCCCATGAAGTCCACCTTGGCGCCGACGAGGAATCGCTCGCTCTGGTCGGCACGGTCAGCCAGAGCAGTTTCACACCGTCGAACCTGGAGTTTGGAAACACCTATTACTGGAAGGTCGTTGAGGTCAACGAAGCCGAAGCGATCCCGACGTGGGAAAGCGAGACGTGGCGTCTGACGACGCAGGAGTTCGCCCTGATCGACGGGTTCGAGACCTACACGGACGACGTGGATGCGGGCGAGGCCATCTTCGACACCTGGCTCGATGGGTGGGTCAACAACACGGGCTCTACCGTCGGCTATCTGGAGGCACCGTTCGCCGAGAAGACGATCGTCCACAGCGGCCGGCAGTCCATGCCTCTGCACTATGACAACAGCCAATCGCCCTGGTACTCCGAGACCGTGCGGGAATTCGAGACGGCCCGGAACTGGACCGTCCACGGGGCCGACACCCTGGTGCTGTACGTCCGAGGCAACGCGCCCGCCTTCATCGAAGACGCCCAGGGCAACGTTGTCATCAGCGCGATCGGCAACGACATCTGGGACAGCGCCGACCAGTTCCGCTTCGTCTACAAGAGCCTCAGCGGCAACGGATCGATCGTCGCCCGCGTCGACAGTCTGGAACGCAGCAACGAATGGGCCAAGGCGGGCGTGATGATTCGCGAGACGCTGGAGCCGGGCTCGAAGCACGCCTTCGTGTGCGTGACGCCGGACAACGGCATCAGCTTCCAGCGCCGTCCCGTCGCCGGACAGGCCAGCGCCAACACGGACGCCGCCGGCCTGGCCGCCCCCTATTGGGTCAAGCTCACCCGGACGGGCAATACGTTCACCGCGCAGCATTCGGCCGACGGTGCGACCTGGGTCGATATCACCGTCAGCCCGGCGATGGAGATCCAGATGGCCAACAACGTCCACATCGGCCTGGCCCTGACCAGTCACGACACGGCCATCCCGACGAGCGCCGAGTTCTCCGGCATCGCCACGACCGGCAACGTCACCGGTTCGTGGCAGGTCGCCGGCATCGGCGTCACACAGCCCGTGGGCAACGCGCCAGAGTCACTCTATGTCGCGGTGGAGGACGCCACGGGATCGATCAAGGTCGTGAAGGACCCGAGCCCGGCCGCAACAGCGAGGACGGGCTGGAACCAATGGCAGATCCCGTTCAGCGATCTGACCGGGGTCAACCTGAGCCGGGTTACGAAGATGTATATCGGCGTCGGCGACCGCAACGCTCCAACCGCCGGAGGCACCGGAGTGGTCTATATCGACGACATCGGCTACGGTCGCCCTGCGGCTGCGGAATAG